From a region of the Pseudophryne corroboree isolate aPseCor3 chromosome 3 unlocalized genomic scaffold, aPseCor3.hap2 SUPER_3_unloc_1, whole genome shotgun sequence genome:
- the LOC134983086 gene encoding zinc finger protein 1 homolog, with protein sequence MFSVPKPNGSHRPILNLKSLNKFVRVSRFCMETLCSIILAMEPGDYIVSMDIQDAYLHIPIATLHQKFLRIAFVNLHYQCQALPFGLATAPRILTKVMAVMTAYLRRQGMLILPYLDDLLILANSRKVLLGHLHLTNRPVHVQSDTATMVAYINHQGGTRSRIAMMEVSKILRWAECYLPAISAVFIPGVLNWEADFLSRLEVLVREWALHPKVFQQMVDGWGLPDVDLMASRRNHKGTNVEEEEETYVMGYQQCKEEEISTDISTDEYNSGYTSQGQLIFSAYCKIEDKELTPDPPGETPIYPVIHPDNHSANILSNSTSTEECPPHQSTIVLPYSGHTGELFPCPECGKCFPHKSDLVTHLRIHLGQKLFLCVDCGKYFTHKSTFVTHRRTHTVEKPFSCSECGKCFARKASLLAHEASHTGQTPFSCSECGKYFTCKASLIKHQMIHTRECPFSCAECGKCFPHKSTLKTHQRSHWSKGPFPCSVCGKCFTRIDGTIHISKYP encoded by the exons ATGTTTTCGgttccaaaacccaatgggtcgcaccggcctattctcaacctcaaatctttgaacaagtttgtgagagtatccaggtTTTGCATGGAAACTTTGTGTTCCATAattctggccatggaacctggggactacattgtttccatggatatacaggatgcgtatctgcatattcctattgccacttTGCATCAGAAGTTCCTGCGGATTGCTTTTGTCAACCTACATTACCAATGTcaagctctgccatttggactggctacggctcctcgcatccttaccaaggtcatggccgttatgACTGCTTATCTCCGTCGTCAGGGGATGCTAATCCTTCCGTACctagatgacttgctgattctggcaaactcacgGAAAGTTCTCCTCGGTCATCTCCATCTGACG aacagacctgttcatgtTCAGTCGGATACTGCCACCATGGTGGCCTAtatcaaccatcaaggtggcactcgcagccgcatagcaatgatggaagtgtccaagATTCTGCGTTGGGCAGAGTGCTATCTACCTGCCATATCGGCGGTATTCATCCCAGGtgtactcaactgggaagcagacttcctcagtcgtctggAGGTTCTCGtcagagagtgggctcttcatcccaAGGTCTTTCAACAAATGGTAGACGGATGGGGTCTCCCGgacgtggatctcatggcctctcgACGCAATCACAAG GGGACAAATGTAGAAgaggaagaggagacgtatgtgatgggttatcagcagtgtaaggaagaggaaatctctacagatatcagcacag ATGAATACAACAGTGGTTATACCTCACAGGGACAGCTGATATTCTCTGCATATTGTAAAATAGAAGATAAAGAACTCACACCAGATCCTCCAGGAGAAACCCCCATTTACCCAGTTATACATCCGGATAATCACAGTGCCAATATATTATCTAACTCCACTAGCACGGAGGAATGCCCCCCTCATCAGTCAACCATTGTTTTACCTTATAGTGGTCATACTGGCGAATTATTTCCGTGCCctgaatgcgggaaatgttttccacataaatcagatcttgttacacatctgagGATTCACCTGGGCCAGAAACTATTTTTATGTGTTGACTGTGGGAAATATTTTACGCATAAATCAACTTTTGTAACACACCGGAGAACGCACACggttgagaagccattttcatgctccgagtgcgggaaatgttttgcccgcAAGGCGAGTCTCCTTGCACACGAGGCAAGTCACACGGGTCAGACTCCATTTTCATGCTCCGAGTGCGGGAAATATTTTACATGCAAAGCCAGTCTTATTAAGCATCAGATGATCCACACTAGGGAATGTCCATTTtcatgtgctgagtgtgggaagtgttttCCACATAAATCAACTCTCAaaacacatcagaggagtcactggAGCAAGGGGCCGTTTCCgtgctctgtgtgtgggaaatgttttacacggatagATGGGACAATTCACATAAGCAAATATCCATGA